Proteins from a genomic interval of Synechococcus sp. A15-28:
- a CDS encoding DNA polymerase III subunit delta': MTALFDDLIGQPLAVDLLTAGLDRQQLAPAYLFAGPDGVGRRFAALRFLEGVLGAGQPSQRQRRRLEARNHPDLLWVEPTFQHQGRLLTREEAEEAGISRRTPPQLRLEQVRSISRFLARQPVEAARGMVVIESVEAMPEAAANALLKTLEEPGHGLLILLSAAPERLLSTIRSRCQLIRFLRLGQDDLNRVLQGCGALEQDPPELLAMAAGSPGALLEHRRQRAGLPEELTGRLASMPDKPMEALALARDLCEALDGEQQLWLINWWQQQLWSRGAGERPLQRLETLRRQLLSFVQPRLAWEVALLELTSRD, translated from the coding sequence ATGACGGCCCTGTTCGACGACCTGATCGGTCAGCCTCTGGCAGTGGATCTGCTGACGGCCGGCCTGGACCGGCAGCAGCTGGCACCGGCTTATCTGTTTGCCGGGCCTGACGGTGTCGGTCGGCGGTTTGCCGCCTTGCGGTTTCTGGAAGGCGTGCTCGGGGCGGGGCAACCCTCGCAGCGGCAGCGCCGGCGGCTGGAGGCACGCAACCATCCAGATCTGCTCTGGGTCGAGCCGACGTTTCAGCATCAGGGGCGTCTGCTCACGCGGGAGGAAGCCGAGGAGGCGGGCATCAGCCGCCGTACGCCACCTCAGCTGCGTCTGGAGCAGGTGCGTTCGATCAGCCGCTTCCTGGCACGACAACCGGTGGAGGCAGCGCGGGGCATGGTGGTGATCGAGTCGGTCGAAGCCATGCCCGAGGCCGCGGCCAATGCGCTGTTGAAGACCCTGGAGGAACCCGGCCATGGGTTGTTGATTCTGCTTTCGGCGGCACCGGAGCGCTTGCTGAGCACCATCCGTTCCCGCTGTCAGCTGATTCGTTTCCTGCGGCTGGGCCAGGACGATCTGAACCGGGTGCTGCAGGGCTGTGGAGCGCTGGAGCAGGATCCGCCCGAACTGCTGGCCATGGCCGCTGGCTCTCCGGGTGCCCTGTTGGAGCATCGGCGTCAGCGCGCCGGATTGCCCGAGGAGCTCACGGGGCGCCTGGCCTCGATGCCAGACAAGCCGATGGAGGCCCTGGCTCTGGCGAGGGATCTGTGCGAGGCCCTCGATGGTGAGCAGCAGCTGTGGCTGATCAACTGGTGGCAACAGCAACTCTGGTCCCGTGGGGCCGGCGAACGTCCCCTGCAGCGGTTGGAAACGCTGCGGCGTCAGTTGCTGTCGTTCGTGCAGCCGCGCCTGGCCTGGGAAGTTGCGTTGCTGGAGCTGACCAGCCGGGACTGA
- the tmk gene encoding dTMP kinase: MSGRFIVLDGVDGCGKSTQLDHLLQWLPGSGLMPDGAALVSTREPGGTPLGRSVRELLLHTRAEQAPAPTAELLLYAADRAQHVERLIRPALDRGDWVISDRFSGSTLAYQGHGRGLDRQLIDQLEMIATAGLQPDLTLWLTLPLEESLRRRQGAQADRIEAEGQEFLQRVIDGFAVIAEQRGWSAIAADRPPEAVSRALEKELMDRLG, from the coding sequence ATGAGCGGTCGCTTCATCGTTCTCGACGGGGTTGATGGCTGCGGCAAATCCACGCAGCTCGACCATCTGCTGCAATGGCTGCCGGGCAGTGGCCTGATGCCCGATGGCGCTGCCCTGGTGAGCACCCGGGAACCGGGGGGGACGCCGCTGGGGCGCTCGGTGCGCGAGCTCCTGCTGCACACCAGAGCGGAGCAGGCTCCGGCGCCAACGGCGGAACTGTTGCTCTACGCAGCGGATCGAGCCCAGCATGTCGAGCGGCTGATTCGTCCAGCCCTGGACCGGGGCGATTGGGTGATCAGCGATCGTTTCTCCGGCTCGACCCTGGCCTATCAGGGCCATGGACGGGGCCTTGATCGCCAGCTCATCGATCAGCTGGAGATGATCGCCACCGCTGGTCTGCAGCCGGATCTCACCCTCTGGCTGACCCTGCCGCTGGAGGAGAGCTTGCGGCGGCGCCAGGGTGCTCAGGCCGACCGCATCGAAGCGGAGGGTCAGGAGTTTTTGCAGCGTGTGATCGACGGCTTTGCGGTCATTGCTGAGCAGCGCGGATGGTCGGCCATTGCCGCCGATCGTCCGCCGGAGGCGGTGAGTCGTGCCTTGGAGAAGGAACTGATGGACCGGCTGGGATGA
- a CDS encoding cation-translocating P-type ATPase has translation MSPAVQTVVLDVEGMKCGGCVRAVERTLLEQPGVHRADVNLVSRAAWLDLEEPQGSVDAVLGALASRGFPARERSLEPSAARPVAGGAGLTWWQQWRQLMVALTLLLLSVFGHLSEAGHLFLPLVGSLPFHASLATVALLGPGRPILRGGFAAARVGAPSMDTLVGLGVGSAYTASLVALIWPQVGWPCFFNEPVMLLGFVLLGRFLEERARFRTGQALHQLAQLQPDTARLVLPDGAIREVRVGALRPGERLQLLAGDRVPVDGVVVEGHSAVDASSLTGEPLPWQAEPGLELSAGSLNLDAPLVLEVTRVGSETALARIIRLVEQAQARRAPIQGLADRVAGRFCYGVIALALATFLFWWLFGADHWPQVLQASAPGMPQGHPMSSSHAMHHGGLGSGATSPVGLALQLSIAVLVVACPCALGLATPTVITVATGLAAQRGWLFRGGDVIETAASLDRVVFDKTGTLTLGRPLVTDVWGEDPSQVLQLSASLEQSSRHPLAHALLQEAQRRELTLLEPAQVTTVSGQGLVGELAGWPEPIRVGRPDWLESFDVAVSDEARTWLAQADGSVVAVAHGRALLGLVQIEDQLRADVEPALDRLRQQGLALAIFSGDREPAVRGLGQQLGFEAVDLGWQMLPEQKLQRLERLRQQERVAMVGDGINDAPALAAADLGIAIGTGTQIAQDSAGMVLMGDRLDNLPEALTLARRTLAKVRQNLFWAFGYNLIVLPLAAGALLPSQGVLLSPPLAALLMAISSITVVLNALLLRVA, from the coding sequence GTGAGTCCAGCGGTCCAGACCGTCGTCCTCGATGTGGAGGGGATGAAATGCGGAGGCTGTGTGCGTGCCGTGGAGCGCACCCTGCTGGAGCAGCCGGGGGTGCACCGGGCCGATGTGAACCTGGTGAGCCGGGCGGCCTGGCTGGATTTAGAGGAGCCTCAAGGCAGTGTGGATGCGGTGCTCGGTGCCCTGGCCAGCCGCGGGTTTCCGGCCCGTGAACGCTCCCTGGAGCCGTCGGCGGCACGGCCGGTGGCGGGGGGGGCGGGGCTGACCTGGTGGCAGCAGTGGCGTCAACTGATGGTGGCCCTCACGCTGCTGCTGCTGTCGGTGTTCGGTCACCTCAGCGAAGCCGGTCACCTGTTCTTGCCGCTGGTCGGCAGCCTGCCGTTCCATGCCTCTCTGGCCACGGTGGCCCTGCTGGGCCCCGGTCGACCGATTCTTCGGGGTGGTTTTGCCGCGGCCCGAGTGGGTGCCCCCAGCATGGACACCCTGGTGGGTCTGGGGGTGGGTAGCGCCTACACGGCGAGCCTTGTGGCCCTGATCTGGCCCCAGGTGGGCTGGCCCTGTTTTTTCAACGAGCCGGTGATGCTGCTGGGTTTTGTGTTGCTGGGTCGCTTTCTGGAGGAGCGGGCCCGTTTCCGCACTGGCCAGGCCCTGCACCAGTTGGCCCAGCTGCAACCCGATACGGCCCGCCTGGTGCTGCCGGATGGCGCCATCCGGGAGGTGCGCGTCGGAGCACTGCGCCCCGGTGAGCGGCTGCAGCTGCTGGCGGGGGACCGTGTGCCTGTGGATGGTGTGGTGGTGGAGGGGCATTCAGCGGTGGATGCCTCCAGCCTCACCGGTGAACCGTTGCCCTGGCAGGCCGAGCCTGGCCTTGAGCTGTCCGCCGGCAGTCTCAACCTCGATGCTCCACTCGTGCTGGAGGTCACCCGGGTTGGGTCGGAAACGGCCTTGGCTCGCATCATTCGCCTGGTGGAGCAGGCCCAGGCGCGACGGGCTCCGATCCAGGGGCTGGCGGATCGGGTGGCCGGACGCTTCTGTTATGGCGTGATCGCTCTGGCCCTGGCCACCTTTCTGTTCTGGTGGTTGTTCGGTGCCGATCATTGGCCCCAGGTGCTGCAGGCCTCAGCGCCAGGCATGCCCCAGGGACATCCGATGTCCAGCAGCCATGCCATGCACCATGGCGGCCTCGGCAGTGGCGCCACCTCTCCGGTTGGTCTGGCGTTGCAGCTGTCGATCGCGGTGCTGGTGGTGGCCTGCCCCTGCGCCCTCGGCTTGGCGACCCCCACCGTGATCACGGTGGCCACCGGTCTTGCCGCACAACGGGGATGGCTGTTTCGCGGCGGTGATGTGATTGAAACCGCCGCCAGCCTTGATCGTGTGGTGTTCGACAAGACCGGCACCCTCACCCTCGGTCGCCCCCTGGTGACCGATGTTTGGGGCGAGGATCCGTCTCAGGTGCTGCAGCTTTCCGCCAGCCTCGAGCAGAGCAGTCGGCATCCCCTGGCCCATGCCCTGCTGCAGGAGGCGCAGCGTCGGGAGTTGACCCTGTTGGAGCCAGCGCAGGTCACCACCGTGTCCGGACAGGGGCTGGTCGGTGAGCTGGCGGGTTGGCCTGAGCCGATCCGGGTGGGCCGTCCCGACTGGCTGGAGTCCTTCGATGTCGCCGTCAGCGATGAGGCCAGAACCTGGCTGGCTCAGGCCGATGGCTCTGTGGTGGCGGTAGCCCATGGACGCGCGTTGCTGGGGCTGGTGCAGATCGAGGACCAGCTCCGTGCCGATGTGGAGCCCGCCCTGGACCGGTTGCGCCAGCAGGGACTGGCCCTGGCGATCTTCAGCGGCGACCGCGAGCCAGCGGTGCGGGGGTTGGGACAGCAGCTGGGCTTTGAAGCGGTCGATCTTGGCTGGCAGATGCTGCCGGAGCAGAAGCTGCAGCGCCTGGAGCGGCTGCGCCAACAGGAGAGGGTGGCCATGGTGGGCGATGGCATCAACGATGCACCGGCTCTGGCCGCGGCGGACCTGGGCATCGCCATCGGCACCGGCACCCAGATCGCCCAGGACAGCGCTGGCATGGTGCTGATGGGTGACCGCCTCGACAACCTGCCGGAGGCGTTGACCCTGGCCCGTCGCACCCTGGCCAAGGTCCGGCAGAACCTCTTCTGGGCCTTTGGCTACAACCTGATCGTTCTGCCCCTTGCCGCCGGTGCCCTGTTGCCGAGCCAGGGTGTGCTGCTGTCTCCGCCTCTGGCCGCCTTGCTGATGGCGATCAGTTCGATCACGGTGGTGCTTAATGCCCTGTTGTTGCGGGTGGCATGA
- a CDS encoding photosystem I assembly protein Ycf3, protein MPRSNRNDNFIDKSFTVMADLIVKLLPINARSKEAYVYYRDGLSAQNDGDYAEALENYDEALKLEDNPTDRGETLKNMAIIYMSNGEEQRAIETYRRALDENSNQPSCLKNMGLIFEKWGRIAEEDGRQDDADRWFDQAAEAWTQAVRLNPGGYLDIENWLKSTGRSNVDVYF, encoded by the coding sequence GTGCCCCGCAGTAACCGCAACGACAACTTCATCGACAAGAGCTTCACGGTGATGGCGGACCTGATCGTCAAGCTGCTGCCGATCAACGCCCGTTCCAAGGAGGCCTACGTCTATTACCGCGATGGCCTCTCCGCCCAGAACGATGGGGACTACGCCGAAGCGCTGGAGAACTACGACGAGGCGCTGAAACTCGAGGACAACCCCACCGACCGTGGAGAAACCCTCAAGAACATGGCGATCATCTACATGTCCAACGGCGAGGAGCAGCGAGCGATCGAGACGTACCGCAGAGCCCTGGACGAGAACTCCAATCAGCCGTCCTGCCTCAAGAACATGGGGCTGATCTTTGAGAAGTGGGGGCGGATCGCTGAAGAGGACGGCCGCCAGGACGATGCCGATCGCTGGTTCGACCAGGCCGCGGAGGCCTGGACCCAGGCGGTGCGCCTCAACCCCGGCGGCTACCTGGACATCGAGAACTGGTTGAAATCCACTGGGCGCAGCAACGTCGACGTCTACTTCTGA
- the radA gene encoding DNA repair protein RadA translates to MPKSTVVFHCQVCGAQSRQFFGRCPECGSWNSLVEQSQPVSDGRRRRRGPDVEQPPTPKRSTAMASLEDQPIQRLQTGSGEFNRVLGGGLVPGSLVLVGGDPGIGKSTLLLQSASAMAAHTSVLYVSAEESAQQVKLRWQRLAGGASDLQLLAETDLDLVLEELEALRPAVAIIDSIQALHDANLPSAPGSVGQVRECAAALQRLAKRQTTAMLLVGHVTKEGMLAGPKVLEHLVDAVLTFEGDRFASHRLLRAVKNRFGATHELGLFEMQAQGLEEVSNPSELFLSETRASGVATIVACEGSRSLVVDLQALVNVTSYASPRRTATGIGTNRLHQILAVLEKHMGLPLSRFDCYLAVAGGLEVEEPAADLGVAAAVVASFRDLTLPPGTVLVGELGLGGQLRPVGQLELRLQEAARLGFRRAVVPRGSGLGSLAAGLDLALLEADGVTEALVLALGEDVTDQK, encoded by the coding sequence GTGCCCAAATCCACCGTTGTTTTCCACTGTCAGGTCTGTGGAGCCCAGTCACGCCAGTTCTTTGGGCGTTGTCCGGAGTGCGGCAGCTGGAATTCCCTCGTCGAGCAATCGCAGCCGGTCAGCGATGGGCGGCGGCGACGCCGAGGGCCGGATGTGGAGCAACCGCCGACGCCGAAACGCTCCACGGCGATGGCTTCGCTGGAGGATCAGCCGATTCAACGACTGCAGACCGGATCCGGAGAGTTCAATCGGGTGCTCGGAGGCGGGCTGGTGCCGGGTTCCCTGGTGCTGGTGGGGGGTGACCCGGGCATTGGGAAGAGCACGCTGCTGCTTCAGAGCGCATCGGCCATGGCGGCTCACACCTCCGTGCTGTACGTCAGCGCAGAGGAATCGGCCCAGCAGGTGAAGCTGCGTTGGCAGCGGCTCGCCGGAGGGGCATCGGATCTGCAGCTGCTGGCGGAAACCGATCTGGACCTGGTGCTTGAGGAGCTCGAGGCCCTGCGGCCCGCCGTGGCGATCATCGACAGCATCCAGGCCCTCCATGACGCCAATCTCCCCAGTGCACCCGGTTCCGTTGGTCAGGTGCGGGAGTGTGCCGCCGCTCTGCAGCGTCTGGCCAAACGCCAGACCACGGCAATGCTGCTGGTGGGGCATGTGACCAAGGAGGGCATGCTGGCGGGACCCAAGGTTCTGGAGCACCTGGTGGATGCGGTGCTCACCTTCGAAGGGGACCGCTTTGCCAGTCACCGGCTGTTGCGGGCCGTGAAAAACCGTTTCGGAGCCACCCATGAACTGGGGCTGTTCGAGATGCAGGCCCAGGGCCTGGAGGAGGTGAGCAACCCCAGCGAGCTGTTCCTGAGTGAAACCCGTGCCTCGGGTGTCGCCACGATCGTGGCCTGTGAGGGATCCCGCTCGCTGGTGGTGGACCTGCAGGCCCTGGTCAATGTCACCAGCTACGCCAGCCCCCGACGCACCGCCACGGGCATCGGCACCAACCGACTTCACCAGATTCTGGCGGTGCTGGAAAAGCACATGGGATTACCCCTCTCCCGCTTCGACTGCTATCTGGCCGTGGCCGGTGGGCTGGAGGTGGAGGAGCCGGCGGCGGATCTTGGCGTGGCCGCTGCGGTGGTGGCCAGTTTTCGCGATCTCACCCTGCCGCCGGGGACGGTGCTGGTCGGCGAGCTGGGCCTGGGGGGGCAGCTCAGACCGGTCGGTCAGCTGGAGTTGCGCCTGCAGGAGGCGGCTCGGCTCGGATTCCGGCGGGCGGTGGTGCCCCGCGGCAGCGGGCTCGGGTCGCTGGCCGCCGGTCTTGATCTCGCCCTGCTGGAGGCCGATGGGGTCACCGAGGCCCTGGTGCTCGCCCTCGGTGAGGACGTGACGGATCAGAAGTAG